The following are from one region of the Stenotrophomonas lactitubi genome:
- a CDS encoding ArsR/SmtB family transcription factor: MNTSKPFSTPPKDPSANLESLSQNDVTILAETFRLLGDPSRLRIMLCCMKGSSSVGDIAETLELSQSLVSHHLRLLRGARLVKGVRQAKQIFYEVADKHVNQVLLDMATHIAEDHNDE, from the coding sequence ATGAATACAAGTAAGCCATTCAGTACCCCACCGAAGGATCCCAGCGCCAATTTGGAATCGCTGTCACAGAATGACGTGACCATCTTGGCTGAGACATTCCGCCTCCTGGGTGACCCGTCCCGGCTGAGAATCATGCTGTGCTGCATGAAGGGCTCATCCTCGGTCGGGGATATCGCTGAAACCCTCGAACTCTCGCAGTCGCTGGTGAGCCACCACCTGCGGCTGCTGCGCGGTGCTCGCCTGGTCAAGGGCGTGCGCCAGGCCAAACAGATCTTCTATGAGGTGGCGGACAAGCACGTGAACCAGGTGCTGCTGGATATGGCCACCCACATCGCGGAAGACCACAACGACGAGTAA
- a CDS encoding TolC family protein has translation MLRKDIRKGWIWAVSTLWAGTVLAQPVAAPHVPSRPDSHMVAQLWESAWQRQPEAAGEGAWQQAAQARQETAGSWVAGPMALEASTKTDRFNNRNGKREYEVGVAIPLWMPGERASSARWADAESLALSSRMLAAKLRTAGQVRQAWWAWQRAQAELMAAQDRTRSADELAQDVARRVRAGDLAQADRNQADGALASARSALAIAQAEEVTQREALLALTGIESIPSQADSAQPEQSGVRVQPASAQPSGALLGNHPALLELQHKALAARRSAELVSHQKYANPELTLATTRDRGGYGERYNQTITVGVRIPFGTGSRHTEQLSSANAQALEAESALAAQRTRLLSEIRTAQSRELATSTQMQAASERQRLAQQTRTFYQKSFAMGETDMPTRLRIEQEATEAERAALLAKVEHAAAISSLLQAQGTLPQPTETFTDISGTR, from the coding sequence ATGCTTCGCAAAGACATACGCAAGGGATGGATATGGGCGGTATCCACGCTTTGGGCCGGCACCGTGCTAGCCCAGCCAGTAGCCGCCCCTCACGTCCCATCCAGACCAGACAGCCACATGGTCGCCCAATTGTGGGAGTCAGCTTGGCAGCGGCAGCCAGAAGCCGCTGGAGAAGGCGCCTGGCAGCAGGCCGCCCAAGCACGCCAAGAGACGGCCGGTAGTTGGGTGGCAGGTCCGATGGCGCTGGAAGCCTCCACCAAAACTGATCGGTTCAACAACCGCAACGGAAAGCGCGAATATGAAGTCGGGGTGGCTATTCCCCTTTGGATGCCTGGTGAGCGCGCCTCGTCGGCACGCTGGGCGGACGCGGAAAGCCTCGCTCTATCCAGCCGGATGCTGGCCGCCAAGCTACGCACGGCCGGACAGGTTCGCCAGGCATGGTGGGCATGGCAGCGTGCCCAGGCCGAATTGATGGCGGCGCAGGATCGCACCCGCAGCGCGGACGAGTTGGCGCAAGATGTGGCTCGCCGGGTTCGCGCGGGCGACCTGGCGCAAGCCGACAGAAACCAGGCCGATGGCGCCTTGGCGTCGGCTCGTAGTGCCCTGGCCATTGCTCAGGCCGAAGAAGTCACGCAGCGCGAGGCGTTGTTGGCACTGACCGGCATCGAGAGTATCCCGTCGCAGGCCGATTCCGCGCAGCCGGAGCAGTCAGGTGTCCGAGTTCAACCGGCATCGGCACAGCCGTCCGGCGCGTTGTTGGGTAACCACCCTGCGCTGCTGGAACTGCAGCACAAGGCGCTGGCGGCCCGCCGCTCTGCGGAACTGGTGTCCCATCAGAAGTACGCCAACCCCGAACTGACCCTGGCGACCACGCGGGATCGGGGCGGCTACGGCGAACGCTACAACCAGACGATCACGGTGGGTGTGCGCATTCCCTTCGGTACGGGTAGCCGTCATACCGAGCAATTGTCCAGCGCCAATGCGCAGGCACTGGAGGCTGAGTCGGCACTCGCGGCCCAGCGCACCCGGCTACTCTCGGAAATTCGAACTGCCCAATCGCGCGAACTGGCAACCAGCACCCAGATGCAGGCCGCTTCGGAGCGCCAGCGACTAGCCCAACAAACGCGCACCTTCTACCAAAAGTCGTTCGCGATGGGCGAGACGGACATGCCGACACGCCTTCGCATCGAGCAGGAGGCCACCGAGGCCGAGCGCGCGGCGCTGCTCGCCAAGGTGGAGCATGCCGCGGCCATCTCGTCCCTGTTGCAGGCTCAAGGCACGCTGCCGCAGCCGACCGAGACTTTCACTGACATCTCCGGCACGCGCTGA
- a CDS encoding metal-sensing transcriptional repressor has translation MKEMHKHTSHPDLVKRLKRAEGHLRHVIGMIEGEETCLDIARQLAAVESAVTAAKRVLIHDHIDHCLSHDEDSVLAEMKALTKLL, from the coding sequence ATGAAAGAGATGCACAAGCACACCAGCCACCCAGATCTCGTGAAACGGCTCAAGCGCGCCGAGGGTCATCTGCGACACGTCATCGGGATGATCGAAGGAGAAGAAACCTGCCTGGACATCGCTCGCCAGCTCGCTGCGGTGGAGAGCGCCGTCACAGCGGCCAAGCGCGTCCTGATCCATGACCACATCGACCACTGCCTGTCTCATGATGAGGACTCCGTTCTGGCCGAAATGAAGGCACTAACCAAACTGCTCTGA
- a CDS encoding efflux RND transporter periplasmic adaptor subunit, translated as MKRNFRFLMTTAMAAALALAAPAFAHDGHDHGDEAPAASSNGPQRQPDGSVFLPKPSQRQIGVRTQLIKQEPLARSHELAGKVIMDPTTGGKVQAMVMGRLVPGPDGLPQIGQSVRKGQVLAYIEPASGVLERSGQMAQVAELRAGQALAQKRLARLRELSETVPRKEIEAAESEVNSLTERARALSGGLAGRDVLKAPVSGVIASSPAVAGQVVDARELVFEVVDPTQLRIEALAYDPAMAQNLAGAALAVGGQKVPLSFVGAASSLREQALPMLFKGTSESLSRLAVGMPVVVFVQEATTVPGYRVPSGALMKNPANQNIVWVKDQAERFEPRVVNITPLDGASIAVTSGLADGDRVVVEGASLINQVR; from the coding sequence ATGAAGCGCAACTTCCGTTTCCTAATGACGACGGCCATGGCGGCTGCATTGGCTCTGGCTGCTCCCGCGTTCGCTCACGACGGTCACGACCACGGCGACGAAGCGCCGGCTGCGTCTTCCAATGGCCCCCAGCGCCAGCCTGATGGCAGCGTGTTTCTTCCGAAACCGTCACAACGTCAGATCGGTGTACGCACCCAGCTGATCAAGCAGGAGCCCTTGGCCCGCAGCCATGAACTGGCTGGCAAAGTAATCATGGACCCGACGACAGGCGGCAAGGTCCAGGCAATGGTAATGGGCCGGCTGGTGCCCGGGCCGGATGGTCTGCCGCAGATCGGCCAATCCGTGCGCAAGGGCCAGGTGCTGGCTTACATCGAACCGGCCAGCGGTGTGCTGGAGCGCTCAGGCCAGATGGCCCAGGTTGCCGAGCTGCGTGCGGGCCAAGCGCTCGCGCAGAAGCGCCTGGCCCGGCTGCGCGAGCTGTCGGAGACCGTGCCCCGCAAGGAGATCGAAGCAGCCGAAAGCGAAGTAAACAGCCTGACCGAACGCGCCCGCGCCTTGAGCGGGGGCCTCGCCGGCAGGGACGTACTAAAGGCCCCAGTCAGCGGCGTCATCGCATCCAGCCCCGCAGTTGCCGGGCAGGTCGTGGATGCGCGCGAACTGGTGTTTGAGGTGGTCGATCCGACCCAACTGCGCATCGAGGCGCTTGCCTACGATCCGGCAATGGCACAGAACCTGGCCGGTGCTGCACTCGCAGTAGGCGGTCAGAAGGTGCCGCTGAGCTTCGTCGGGGCCGCCAGCAGCCTGCGCGAGCAGGCCCTGCCCATGCTGTTCAAGGGCACCAGCGAAAGCCTCTCGCGCTTGGCGGTCGGTATGCCGGTGGTGGTCTTCGTGCAAGAGGCGACGACGGTACCTGGCTACCGCGTGCCTTCCGGTGCGCTGATGAAGAACCCTGCCAACCAGAACATCGTCTGGGTCAAAGACCAGGCCGAGCGCTTCGAGCCACGTGTCGTGAACATCACTCCTTTGGATGGTGCATCCATCGCTGTCACTTCGGGCCTGGCGGACGGCGACCGCGTGGTTGTCGAGGGCGCGTCCCTGATCAATCAAGTTCGTTGA
- a CDS encoding MFS transporter produces MLAAALLTVISFHNLFAGTVLGFLVSAALVVSVRLPTTIPGPRRGIWDRTTRGTRIYLATPRLRGLLAISLAVSAAGAMVIVNTVVLVKARFGLGEVEVASALAAFGGGSMVAAFVLPSLLEKVADRTAMLTGATVLVVGTGIGALLPSYALLLPLWLIIGFGYSVAQTPSGRLLRRSAHAEDRPAIFAAHFALSHACWLICYPLAGRFGAVMGLPSTFIVMSLVGLAGVALTLWLWPASDPSDVAHDHPSLPPDHPHLRTHADQGRHHHQLILDDLHRIWPKG; encoded by the coding sequence ATGCTGGCTGCTGCGCTGCTGACCGTCATCAGCTTTCACAACCTGTTCGCGGGAACAGTGCTCGGTTTCCTCGTTTCAGCCGCGCTCGTGGTCAGCGTGCGGTTGCCCACAACTATTCCCGGACCGCGCCGCGGCATTTGGGATCGCACGACCCGCGGCACACGCATCTATCTCGCTACGCCACGCCTGCGGGGCCTGCTGGCGATCAGCTTGGCCGTCTCGGCGGCGGGCGCCATGGTGATCGTGAACACGGTGGTTCTCGTGAAGGCGCGCTTTGGCCTAGGCGAGGTCGAAGTGGCGTCGGCACTGGCGGCATTCGGAGGCGGTTCGATGGTGGCAGCCTTCGTTCTGCCATCCTTACTGGAAAAGGTGGCCGACCGAACCGCGATGCTCACCGGCGCTACCGTACTGGTCGTGGGCACGGGGATCGGCGCACTGCTGCCGAGCTATGCATTGTTGCTGCCGCTGTGGTTGATCATCGGCTTTGGCTACAGCGTGGCGCAAACGCCATCCGGCCGTCTTCTGCGCCGCTCGGCCCATGCCGAGGACCGTCCTGCGATCTTCGCGGCACACTTCGCGCTGTCGCACGCCTGTTGGCTCATCTGCTACCCACTTGCCGGCCGCTTCGGCGCGGTCATGGGCTTGCCATCGACCTTCATTGTCATGTCCCTGGTCGGCTTGGCCGGCGTGGCGCTGACGCTCTGGCTGTGGCCGGCCAGCGACCCTTCTGACGTGGCGCATGACCACCCCAGCTTGCCGCCGGATCACCCTCATTTACGCACACACGCAGACCAAGGCAGGCACCATCACCAGCTGATTCTGGATGACCTGCACCGTATCTGGCCGAAAGGATAG
- the lpdA gene encoding dihydrolipoyl dehydrogenase yields MDMHFDVIVIGAGPGGYIAAIRAAQLGMKVACVDAWKNKDGKPAPGGTCNNIGCIPSKALLQSSENFEQAKHHFGTHGISTGDLRMDVTTMLERKNQVVKSSNEGILYLFRKNKVQFFNGLASFTRTVDGGFEVSVAADEAVTLVGKQIIVATGSNVRPLPNLPFDERVVLSNDGALNIAAVPNRLTVIGAGVIGLELGSVWRRLGADVTILEGLPSFLPIVDQAIAKEAKKAFDKQALKIELGAKVREVNATEAGVTIHYTDSQGQTQSLQADKVIVAIGRVPNTEGLNPAAVGLQLDERGAVVVDDACRTSVPGIWAIGDVVRGPMLAHKAEEEGVAVAERIAGQHGHVDFNTIPNVIYTSPEIAWVGRTEQQLKEQGTAYRIGSFPFMANGRARALGDTTGLVKVIADSATDEILGVHVVGPQASELVAEAVIAMAFKASSEDIARICFAHPTLSETFKEASLAVDKRALNF; encoded by the coding sequence ATGGACATGCATTTCGACGTCATTGTTATCGGTGCCGGCCCTGGCGGATACATCGCGGCCATTCGCGCTGCCCAATTAGGCATGAAGGTCGCTTGTGTAGATGCCTGGAAGAACAAGGACGGAAAGCCAGCACCTGGCGGTACCTGCAACAACATCGGTTGTATCCCTTCGAAAGCGCTACTGCAGTCGTCAGAGAACTTTGAACAAGCCAAGCACCACTTTGGCACGCACGGCATCTCCACGGGTGATCTGCGCATGGATGTGACCACGATGCTGGAACGTAAGAATCAGGTGGTGAAGTCCAGCAACGAAGGCATCCTTTATCTGTTCCGCAAAAACAAGGTCCAGTTCTTCAACGGCCTGGCGTCTTTCACCAGGACTGTCGATGGTGGCTTCGAGGTGAGCGTCGCCGCCGATGAGGCTGTTACCTTGGTGGGCAAGCAGATCATCGTTGCCACAGGCTCCAACGTGCGGCCGCTCCCCAACCTACCGTTCGATGAGCGGGTCGTGCTCTCCAACGACGGCGCGCTGAACATCGCGGCCGTGCCCAATCGGTTGACCGTCATCGGTGCCGGCGTGATCGGCCTGGAGCTGGGCTCCGTTTGGCGCCGCCTGGGGGCGGATGTCACGATCCTCGAAGGCTTGCCCAGCTTCCTGCCAATCGTCGACCAAGCCATCGCCAAGGAGGCGAAGAAGGCGTTCGACAAGCAAGCCCTGAAGATCGAACTAGGTGCGAAGGTTCGCGAAGTCAATGCAACCGAGGCCGGCGTGACTATTCACTACACCGACAGCCAGGGCCAGACGCAGTCCTTGCAGGCAGACAAAGTGATCGTGGCTATCGGCCGTGTGCCCAACACCGAAGGCCTGAATCCGGCCGCCGTGGGACTCCAACTGGATGAGCGCGGCGCCGTGGTGGTGGACGATGCATGCCGCACCAGTGTGCCCGGCATCTGGGCCATCGGTGACGTGGTGCGTGGCCCGATGTTGGCGCACAAGGCGGAAGAGGAAGGTGTCGCAGTGGCCGAGCGCATTGCCGGCCAGCACGGTCACGTCGATTTCAACACGATCCCCAACGTCATCTACACCAGCCCGGAGATTGCCTGGGTAGGCCGCACCGAGCAGCAGCTCAAAGAGCAGGGCACCGCCTATCGAATCGGTTCCTTCCCGTTCATGGCCAATGGCCGCGCGCGTGCACTGGGCGACACGACGGGCCTCGTCAAGGTGATCGCCGATTCTGCCACGGACGAGATACTCGGCGTGCATGTAGTCGGCCCGCAGGCCAGCGAACTGGTGGCCGAGGCCGTGATCGCCATGGCGTTCAAGGCCAGCAGCGAAGACATCGCCCGCATCTGCTTTGCCCATCCGACCCTCTCCGAGACGTTCAAAGAGGCCTCGCTGGCAGTGGACAAGCGCGCGCTCAACTTCTGA
- a CDS encoding efflux RND transporter permease subunit, whose protein sequence is MFKWLLENSLRNRLLVIIGALVLMAYGAFTLTRTPVDVFPDLNKPTVTLMTEAGGMAAEEVEQLITFPLETAMNGLPSVESVRSVSSAGLSFIYVTFDWKTDIFRARQMVSERLTSMEEGLAPGVTPTMGPISSVMGEIMQIAIPIGAKPSGQKNAAPPLSAMDTREYADWVLRPRLMAIPGVAQVIPIGGEVRQFQVQPNTTRMSELGVTASDLDAALKGFSANTSGGFLEINGREYLIRNLGRTSRLDDLRNLPLAVRAGQPILIHQVADVQFAPAIKRGDAGFEGLPAVILGIQKQPTADTIALTRSIESALADMKGSLPAGMAEPQVTFRQANFIEASISTLQGKLIGASVFVAVILFFFLGTLRPLVIALTAIPASIFVTGLVFHYFGLSINTMTLGGLAIAIGGLVDDAVVDVENIMRRLKENRARHPENRLTPLVIVARASMEVRSAILYATMIIVLVFLPLFALPGMEGRLFVPLGIAFIVSTLASLLVSVTVTPVLSYYLLPKMRTLDHGDTRILAWLKARYQGGLQRVLQRPRAALGMAAVAVTLAVAAVPFFPTTFLPPFNEGTLLVGLRLNPGVTLAESSALAQQAELLVAQVPEVQHVGRRSGRAELDEHAEGVHVSELDVGLLPASELKRSMEEITADIRSRLAHLPGSIGIGQPISHRIDHMLSGVRSQIAIKVFGEDLDVLRGQADLLRAKLAGIPGLADLEIEKQVLAPQIKIRVDYAAAGRYGVAAPQILSTLQSLVEGEKITEVIEGNRRFALVVRLPEQARSIEGLSRILIDTPMGRVPLSRLATIEDSDGPNQVSRDDGRRRIVLSANAQRRPLSEVVADIRSVVQEVRLPEGYFITLGGQFQAQEEASRLVGLLSIVSLTLMFVVLYTRYKSVALSALIMVNIPLALVGAVLGLWLSGQPLSVAALVGFITLAGISVRNGILKVSHYLNLMRMEGEDFDQKMIVRGSLERLSPVLMTALVTAFALAPLLFEASRPGTEILHPVAVVIFSGLVSSTLLDTFLTPAMFWLFGRKPAERLLDDRDAGAF, encoded by the coding sequence ATGTTCAAGTGGCTTCTCGAAAATAGCTTACGAAACCGGCTCCTGGTCATCATCGGGGCGCTGGTGCTGATGGCGTATGGCGCGTTCACCCTGACGCGCACGCCGGTAGATGTCTTTCCCGATCTCAACAAGCCGACCGTCACTCTCATGACGGAGGCTGGCGGCATGGCTGCCGAAGAAGTCGAGCAGCTCATCACGTTCCCGCTCGAAACGGCCATGAACGGCCTGCCCAGCGTCGAAAGCGTGCGCTCGGTCTCCAGCGCCGGGCTTTCCTTCATCTACGTGACATTTGACTGGAAGACAGACATCTTCCGGGCGCGCCAGATGGTCTCCGAACGCCTGACGTCCATGGAGGAAGGGCTAGCCCCGGGCGTGACGCCCACGATGGGGCCAATCAGCTCAGTGATGGGCGAGATCATGCAGATTGCAATCCCCATCGGTGCCAAGCCCTCAGGGCAGAAGAACGCAGCCCCGCCGCTGTCGGCCATGGACACGCGCGAGTACGCGGACTGGGTGTTACGCCCCCGGCTGATGGCCATACCTGGCGTTGCCCAAGTCATCCCGATCGGAGGCGAGGTCCGTCAGTTCCAGGTCCAGCCCAACACCACGCGAATGTCAGAGCTGGGCGTGACTGCGTCCGATCTGGATGCGGCTCTCAAGGGCTTCTCCGCGAACACTTCCGGCGGCTTCCTGGAGATCAATGGCCGCGAGTACCTGATCCGCAACCTGGGCCGCACGTCCCGACTCGACGACCTGCGTAACCTGCCTCTCGCGGTGCGTGCGGGCCAACCCATCCTGATCCACCAGGTCGCCGATGTTCAGTTTGCGCCAGCCATCAAGCGCGGCGATGCGGGCTTCGAGGGCCTGCCAGCCGTGATCCTGGGCATCCAAAAGCAGCCCACGGCCGATACGATTGCACTGACCCGCTCGATCGAGTCAGCGTTAGCGGACATGAAGGGCTCACTGCCGGCTGGCATGGCCGAGCCGCAAGTGACCTTCCGACAAGCCAACTTCATCGAGGCGTCCATCAGCACGCTGCAAGGCAAGCTCATCGGCGCATCGGTCTTCGTGGCGGTGATCCTGTTCTTCTTCCTGGGCACTTTGCGCCCCCTGGTGATCGCGTTGACCGCGATTCCTGCCTCGATCTTCGTGACCGGGCTGGTGTTCCACTATTTCGGCCTGTCAATCAACACCATGACGCTCGGTGGGCTGGCGATCGCCATCGGCGGTCTCGTGGACGATGCTGTGGTCGATGTGGAGAACATCATGCGGCGGCTCAAGGAGAACCGCGCCCGCCACCCTGAGAACCGGCTGACGCCCCTGGTCATCGTTGCCAGGGCCTCGATGGAGGTTCGCTCGGCGATTCTCTACGCCACGATGATCATTGTGCTGGTGTTCCTGCCCCTGTTCGCGCTGCCGGGGATGGAAGGGCGCTTGTTCGTGCCGCTGGGCATCGCTTTCATCGTCTCCACGCTAGCCTCGCTGCTGGTCTCTGTGACGGTCACTCCGGTGCTGTCGTACTACCTGCTGCCCAAGATGAGGACGCTGGACCATGGCGACACTCGGATTCTAGCCTGGCTTAAGGCGCGTTATCAGGGCGGCCTGCAGCGGGTCTTGCAGCGGCCGCGTGCCGCCCTTGGCATGGCCGCTGTGGCTGTCACACTGGCTGTCGCCGCGGTGCCATTCTTCCCGACCACGTTCCTGCCCCCGTTCAATGAAGGAACGTTGCTGGTGGGCCTGCGCCTGAATCCCGGTGTGACGCTGGCCGAATCTTCGGCGCTTGCCCAGCAAGCCGAGCTGCTGGTCGCGCAGGTGCCGGAGGTGCAGCACGTGGGCCGGCGCAGCGGACGGGCCGAGCTGGACGAGCATGCCGAAGGTGTGCATGTCAGTGAACTGGACGTGGGTCTGCTGCCTGCCTCAGAGCTAAAGCGCTCCATGGAGGAGATCACCGCCGACATCCGTTCGCGTCTGGCTCACTTGCCCGGCTCCATCGGCATTGGCCAGCCGATCTCGCACCGCATCGACCACATGTTGTCGGGGGTGCGCTCGCAGATCGCCATCAAGGTGTTCGGCGAGGACCTGGACGTCCTGCGCGGGCAGGCGGATCTGCTGCGCGCCAAGCTGGCCGGAATTCCGGGGCTTGCTGACCTGGAGATCGAAAAGCAGGTCCTTGCGCCGCAGATCAAAATCCGCGTGGATTATGCGGCGGCGGGACGCTACGGCGTGGCCGCACCGCAAATTCTGTCCACGCTACAAAGCCTGGTCGAAGGCGAAAAGATCACCGAGGTCATCGAGGGCAACCGCCGCTTCGCGCTGGTGGTTCGCCTGCCCGAGCAGGCGCGGTCGATTGAGGGCTTGAGCCGCATCCTCATCGACACGCCCATGGGTCGGGTCCCGTTGTCGCGCCTTGCCACCATCGAAGACAGCGACGGCCCCAACCAGGTCAGCCGCGACGATGGCCGTCGGCGCATAGTTTTGTCGGCCAACGCTCAGAGACGGCCGCTGTCCGAAGTAGTGGCCGACATACGCAGCGTCGTCCAAGAAGTGCGCTTGCCCGAAGGCTACTTCATCACGCTGGGCGGCCAGTTCCAGGCACAAGAGGAAGCCTCGCGACTGGTGGGCCTGCTGTCCATCGTCTCCCTGACGCTCATGTTCGTGGTGTTGTACACGCGCTACAAGTCGGTCGCCCTATCGGCGCTCATCATGGTGAACATTCCATTGGCCCTGGTCGGCGCCGTGCTGGGGCTGTGGCTGTCTGGCCAGCCGTTGTCCGTGGCCGCTCTGGTCGGCTTCATCACGCTCGCGGGTATTTCTGTGCGCAACGGCATCCTGAAGGTGAGCCACTACCTCAACCTCATGCGCATGGAGGGCGAGGACTTCGACCAGAAGATGATCGTGCGTGGCTCGCTCGAACGGCTTTCCCCGGTTCTGATGACCGCGCTGGTCACGGCCTTCGCACTGGCCCCGCTGTTGTTCGAGGCGTCACGACCCGGTACTGAGATCCTGCACCCCGTCGCGGTGGTGATCTTCTCGGGGCTGGTCAGCTCCACGCTGCTGGACACCTTCCTTACACCCGCCATGTTCTGGCTGTTCGGCCGCAAGCCTGCCGAACGCCTGCTGGACGACCGCGACGCGGGGGCATTCTGA